The following DNA comes from Microbacterium terregens.
CGAACCGCTCGGCCCCCACGACATGCAGATGTCGGCCTGGAGCAAGAAGGGGCTGGAGCGCCTGATCGACACGCTCAGAGACATCCGAGGGCCATTGCTCGTCGACCCGTACCTCGCCTGACCCCCCTGGCTCCCGGCGTGACAGTCGTGCTGTCACGTGGATGCGACGTTCAGGACCGATGGCGCGGAATTCGGGTCGGAGCACTGCTCGCGCCACCGGTGTCCTCCATCGTCCCGAACGCGTTGAAGAACACGTCGAGGGCGGCATCCACCTGCGCCTCGATCTCGGGCGGACTCGGGATTCCGCTATCGCCGATCAGCATCGCCCGGTTGACGGGCTCCCCCATCACCAGCCAGTTCAAGTGCGTCGCCGCCTGGTGCACGTGCTCTATCCGGACCACGCCGAGCTCGTTCATCTCGGCGACGACGGCGGCGAGCGAATTCACGGCTTGGCGCGGGCCGTGCTCGTAGAGCGCTCGAGCCAGTTCCGGCGATCGGGTCATCTCACCGATGACGAGACGCCGCAATGCGATCATCTCGGACGTCATGACTGCCGACAGTTGAGCGACGAGCACGTCGCGCAACTGGCTGCGCGCGCTTCCGGCGTCGATAATGCGAGGGGCCGGCGAGAGCACCGACTTCGCCGCGGCCTCTGTCTTGGCTGTCACCAACGCCAGAAACAACTCTCGCTTGCTGCCGAAATGGCTGTAGAGGGTCTGCTTGGCGACGCCGGACTCCCTGGCGATCGACTCCATCGTCACCGACTCGTAGCCGATGGACAGAAACTGCCGCTCCGCCACTGCCAGCGCAGCGATCCTCGGCGACCAGGTCGCGGTCGATCTCTACGGGCCGGGCGGTGCGCCGGGAGCGCTCTTCGTCCAAGGGGCCGGGCTGGAGCGCTCGGAGGACCCCCTGCCGACGGAGACGGCGCGGATCATCGCCGAACTCGGCTACCAAGCCAGCGTGCACGACCGCGTGGGCCGCGGCGATTCCTTCGCCTCCGGCCCCATCTCGATCGACCGCGAGATCGCCGCGATCACCGCAATCGCGGATCGACTGGTCGGGCCGGTGATTCTCGTCGGACATTCCTCAGGCTGCGCCCTGGCGATCCTGGCCGCCAACGAAATCCCGAACCTCGCTGGCCTTGTGCTCTTCGAGGCGCCCCTGGGTCAGTTCCCGGGCGGC
Coding sequences within:
- a CDS encoding TetR/AcrR family transcriptional regulator; protein product: MAERQFLSIGYESVTMESIARESGVAKQTLYSHFGSKRELFLALVTAKTEAAAKSVLSPAPRIIDAGSARSQLRDVLVAQLSAVMTSEMIALRRLVIGEMTRSPELARALYEHGPRQAVNSLAAVVAEMNELGVVRIEHVHQAATHLNWLVMGEPVNRAMLIGDSGIPSPPEIEAQVDAALDVFFNAFGTMEDTGGASSAPTRIPRHRS